The proteins below come from a single Nitrospiraceae bacterium genomic window:
- a CDS encoding sulfatase-like hydrolase/transferase, producing the protein MPGIRMVLMEFLHLFALAGFAVAQPLYDLLGQNPEFFVSHKASPGLIIGMVFVLSIGVALGLVLLELVAWLVGERVRNSLHLVFTFGLAFLTVLPPVQRLVGGSDLLIVGFALLIGFLFSVLYARGQAFRLFLTVLSPVVVAFPLWFLFFTPVGRLVMPDAIEAKAPIAISNPIPVVLVVLDEFNITALLDAERRIDSVRFPNFAALAAQSYWFPNAVATYVETATAVSGILTGRQPKAGVRLNPTATDHPQNLFTMLGDRYALNIVESVTRLCPHKLCQEEEDAAAGLFLPYQSFFADLAVIFLHIIAPPQLEKQLPPLHAQWTGFGEELLKNGILGQNKSSIHPDLVAGGESSRESRITSFLSRIEQTSSPVLHFLHVILPHTKYEYLVSGQKYFNRERFIPVGWIDGPGWGGRWIGKEPLILTAYHQYLQQIGYVDQFLGKLRRSLETADLFDKALIIVTADHGVSFQRGLSMREVQKGNESDILKVPMFVKLPGQREGGIRERLVSGIDVLPTIADVLGLKIPKAIDGFPMLDNEIPPRDEIDFLGVGKIKLQDLSGFPRLKWQVEHFGEHTALDRLVPKGPASTLVGQELGHLDIGHSSSLKYINENPHQLDRVNLESGYLPALFSGQIIGTGRRNLPIAISLNGQVWATTQASLWDGNRNYFSVLFPPSAFQSGENKVRVFLIGDHDAILTPIPLASQGALSDEETMIRLHHEASGQSKLVFSGEREIMVDVGEKHLTGNLDRVFLSEESIVVEGWAADLEENQPAEEVFIFTNGKLTARAEVGISRQDVVEAHQQKSLFHSGFRIKIPVKVPKPNPSDIRLIVVSLSNRAWEFSFSPEQLDLIRSTLEEKNFSQ; encoded by the coding sequence ATGCCTGGTATTCGTATGGTCCTTATGGAATTTTTGCATCTTTTTGCCCTGGCTGGCTTCGCCGTTGCCCAGCCGCTCTATGACCTTCTTGGCCAGAATCCGGAGTTTTTTGTTTCTCATAAGGCCAGTCCGGGACTTATCATCGGGATGGTCTTCGTCCTCTCGATTGGTGTGGCACTAGGCCTGGTGCTGCTTGAACTGGTCGCTTGGCTAGTCGGAGAGCGTGTTCGGAATAGCCTGCATTTGGTATTTACCTTTGGCCTGGCGTTTCTCACAGTCCTGCCTCCGGTTCAGCGATTAGTGGGTGGATCTGATCTCCTGATTGTCGGGTTTGCATTGTTGATCGGCTTTCTCTTTTCGGTGCTTTATGCTCGCGGGCAGGCGTTTCGGCTGTTTCTCACGGTACTTTCACCTGTCGTGGTGGCATTTCCGCTATGGTTTTTGTTCTTTACTCCGGTCGGTCGTCTTGTCATGCCTGATGCCATTGAGGCAAAGGCCCCAATTGCAATTAGTAACCCGATCCCGGTTGTCCTTGTAGTGCTGGATGAATTCAACATCACCGCATTATTAGACGCTGAACGTCGAATCGATTCGGTGCGTTTTCCTAACTTTGCCGCTCTAGCGGCACAAAGTTATTGGTTTCCTAATGCAGTTGCAACGTATGTAGAAACTGCAACTGCGGTGTCTGGAATTTTGACTGGGCGACAACCAAAAGCTGGTGTTCGACTCAACCCGACGGCAACAGATCATCCGCAAAATCTGTTCACAATGTTGGGAGACCGTTACGCTCTCAATATCGTGGAATCTGTGACAAGACTTTGTCCCCATAAACTATGCCAGGAAGAAGAAGATGCTGCTGCTGGTCTGTTCCTTCCTTACCAGTCCTTTTTTGCAGATCTGGCAGTGATATTTTTACATATTATTGCCCCGCCACAATTAGAAAAACAGTTGCCCCCGCTCCACGCCCAATGGACCGGTTTCGGTGAGGAATTGTTGAAGAATGGGATTCTTGGGCAGAACAAAAGTAGTATCCATCCCGATCTTGTTGCGGGGGGCGAAAGCTCAAGAGAATCGCGGATCACTTCTTTCCTTTCTCGAATAGAGCAAACCTCAAGTCCTGTCCTCCATTTTCTTCATGTCATCCTGCCTCATACGAAGTATGAATATTTGGTGTCTGGTCAGAAATATTTTAACAGGGAACGATTCATTCCTGTCGGGTGGATCGATGGACCCGGATGGGGGGGGAGGTGGATAGGGAAAGAACCCTTGATTCTTACGGCGTACCACCAATATCTTCAGCAAATTGGATATGTTGATCAGTTCCTCGGGAAATTGCGACGTTCACTTGAAACCGCAGATCTTTTCGATAAGGCGCTCATTATTGTGACAGCCGATCATGGTGTTTCCTTTCAGCGTGGGCTATCCATGCGAGAGGTACAAAAGGGAAATGAGAGCGACATTCTAAAGGTTCCCATGTTCGTCAAGCTGCCTGGGCAACGTGAGGGAGGCATTCGTGAGCGGCTTGTCAGTGGAATTGATGTGTTGCCAACCATTGCCGATGTCCTAGGTTTAAAGATCCCCAAGGCTATTGATGGGTTTCCCATGTTGGACAATGAAATTCCGCCGAGGGACGAGATAGATTTTCTCGGAGTAGGAAAAATCAAATTACAAGATCTGAGCGGATTTCCTCGTCTCAAGTGGCAGGTCGAGCATTTTGGGGAGCACACGGCACTGGACCGACTTGTGCCAAAGGGGCCGGCTTCAACTTTGGTTGGACAAGAGCTTGGCCATTTAGACATTGGTCACTCGTCTTCTCTGAAATATATAAATGAAAATCCTCATCAATTAGATCGGGTGAATCTTGAAAGCGGATATCTGCCTGCTCTTTTTAGCGGACAAATTATTGGCACGGGTCGCCGAAACTTGCCGATCGCGATTTCGCTAAATGGGCAAGTTTGGGCTACTACCCAGGCATCCTTATGGGATGGAAATCGGAATTATTTTTCTGTTTTATTTCCCCCTTCGGCTTTCCAGTCAGGTGAGAACAAAGTCAGGGTTTTTCTGATTGGAGATCATGATGCAATCTTAACTCCCATACCCTTGGCAAGTCAGGGAGCGTTGAGTGATGAGGAGACCATGATCCGTTTGCATCACGAAGCCTCGGGGCAATCAAAACTTGTGTTTTCCGGTGAGCGGGAAATCATGGTCGATGTGGGTGAAAAGCATTTGACTGGGAACCTGGATCGTGTATTTCTTTCAGAGGAGTCAATTGTTGTGGAGGGATGGGCTGCCGATCTCGAAGAAAATCAACCGGCTGAAGAGGTTTTCATTTTCACAAACGGAAAATTAACGGCTAGGGCGGAAGTTGGAATCTCCAGGCAAGATGTCGTGGAGGCTCATCAACAGAAGTCATTGTTCCACAGTGGGTTCAGGATTAAAATCCCGGTGAAAGTTCCCAAGCCTAATCCAAGTGATATCAGACTCATTGTTGTCTCGTTAAGCAACCGAGCATGGGAATTCTCCTTTTCTCCCGAACAATTGGATTTAATTCGCTCGACGCTTGAGGAAAAGAATTTCAGTCAATGA
- a CDS encoding class I SAM-dependent methyltransferase yields the protein MVGVQPLPGSFRDPSGNVYQLEGRIFRTVNDSFSQDFDFVTSTGLFQKLATEGLLLPFEVVSSDILGHSDPKPRYVLEAPRLPFISYPYEWSFPALKAAALLHLRVHLQSLAAGVTLSDASAYNIQFQGNQPVFIDHLSFRRYQSGEMWVGHRQFCEQFLNPLLLRAFFGISHNAWYRGTQEGITTGEIRKLLKWRHCWKWNVLTHVVLQDLFQKTSTKRTKSLQDHSLAKASFPLSSFKAMLEKMFHWISQLTPLNKGESTWGDYDKTCSYSSMEIQSKKQFILEFSQTVQPTLVWDFGCNTGEYSEAALEGGARNVVGFDFDQGALDGSYYRAAERRLAFQALFMDAANPSPSQGWNGHERESLQSRASADAVLALALVHHLAIARNIPLVQVVSWLITLAPQGVIEFVPKNDPMVQELLSLRQDIFPDYTAEHFMALLKEKAVIIKNETISKSGRVLVWFKRM from the coding sequence ATGGTTGGTGTCCAACCCCTTCCAGGATCCTTCCGTGATCCCAGTGGAAACGTATATCAGCTTGAGGGGCGTATCTTTAGGACGGTCAATGATTCCTTTTCTCAGGATTTTGATTTTGTCACTTCCACGGGATTATTCCAAAAGCTTGCGACCGAAGGCTTGCTCCTTCCGTTTGAGGTTGTGTCATCAGACATTCTGGGGCACTCAGATCCAAAGCCTCGGTATGTTTTGGAAGCACCCAGGCTCCCATTTATCTCCTATCCCTATGAATGGTCATTCCCGGCACTGAAGGCCGCTGCACTCCTGCATTTACGAGTCCATTTGCAATCATTGGCAGCCGGTGTCACGCTTTCCGATGCCTCGGCTTACAATATTCAATTTCAGGGAAATCAGCCGGTCTTCATTGATCACCTCTCCTTTAGGCGCTACCAATCTGGTGAAATGTGGGTTGGGCATCGCCAATTTTGCGAACAATTTCTAAACCCTCTGTTACTTCGCGCATTTTTTGGCATATCTCACAACGCCTGGTATCGGGGAACGCAGGAAGGAATTACAACTGGAGAGATCCGAAAGCTACTCAAGTGGAGACACTGCTGGAAGTGGAATGTCCTGACCCACGTCGTCTTGCAAGATCTTTTCCAAAAAACTTCTACAAAACGTACGAAAAGCCTTCAGGATCATTCATTAGCCAAGGCCTCGTTCCCTCTTTCTTCTTTCAAGGCGATGCTGGAAAAAATGTTTCATTGGATTAGTCAACTGACACCTTTGAATAAGGGTGAAAGCACTTGGGGGGATTACGATAAGACCTGTAGTTATTCTTCAATGGAAATCCAATCTAAAAAACAATTCATTCTTGAATTTTCCCAAACGGTCCAGCCCACACTTGTATGGGATTTCGGGTGTAATACGGGTGAATATTCGGAGGCGGCGTTGGAAGGCGGGGCACGGAACGTCGTGGGGTTTGACTTTGATCAGGGGGCGCTGGATGGCAGTTACTATCGAGCAGCCGAGAGGCGTCTGGCTTTTCAAGCTCTGTTTATGGATGCGGCTAATCCGAGTCCAAGCCAAGGGTGGAATGGGCACGAGCGAGAAAGTCTGCAGTCCCGGGCCTCAGCGGATGCCGTCCTCGCCTTGGCTCTTGTTCATCACTTAGCTATTGCCAGGAATATCCCGTTGGTTCAGGTTGTCAGTTGGCTCATCACGCTTGCGCCACAGGGGGTTATCGAATTTGTTCCGAAAAATGATCCTATGGTGCAAGAATTGTTAAGTTTGCGTCAGGATATTTTCCCTGATTACACCGCTGAACATTTCATGGCGCTTCTGAAAGAAAAGGCGGTGATCATTAAGAATGAAACCATCTCAAAAAGCGGACGAGTGTTGGTGTGGTTTAAACGAATGTAA
- a CDS encoding phytanoyl-CoA dioxygenase family protein translates to MGFEKESEQFWTKGYLIVPDLFDQEEMHILKNIIVNHEGMKLRTEGLMNKVSQGKRPSFETIFVWNDTSGNDVFAKATRRASIFDRLECFFNDSIYVYHNKITLKYPGMVGFRYHQDYAYWYGMGNLYPDMATVLIAVDPMTRENGCLKILEGSHKMGRIDHVFHDGVSDSGVCQDRLAVIETRLPEVYVELKRGDVVMFHCNTLHGSNDNVSLHSRIALIGCYNTKSNNPYKSAGGHPFYQVQERVLGKITEEDSNSLPDFDLQFS, encoded by the coding sequence ATGGGATTTGAAAAGGAGTCTGAGCAATTTTGGACGAAGGGATACCTGATTGTTCCTGATCTGTTCGACCAGGAAGAGATGCATATTCTAAAGAATATCATCGTGAATCATGAGGGGATGAAACTGCGGACTGAAGGTCTCATGAATAAAGTTTCTCAGGGAAAACGGCCATCCTTTGAAACCATTTTTGTGTGGAATGATACATCGGGAAATGATGTCTTCGCCAAAGCCACTCGACGTGCGTCGATTTTCGATCGATTGGAATGTTTTTTTAACGATTCTATATACGTGTATCATAATAAAATTACCTTGAAATATCCTGGTATGGTCGGATTCCGCTATCATCAGGATTATGCCTATTGGTATGGAATGGGGAATTTGTATCCGGATATGGCTACGGTTCTCATTGCCGTTGACCCGATGACCAGGGAAAATGGGTGTTTGAAAATTCTCGAGGGGTCTCATAAGATGGGCAGGATTGACCATGTGTTTCATGATGGGGTGTCTGACAGTGGTGTGTGTCAGGACCGCCTCGCTGTCATTGAAACGCGTTTGCCGGAAGTATACGTGGAATTGAAGCGAGGAGATGTCGTGATGTTTCACTGTAATACCTTACATGGTTCCAATGATAACGTGTCTCTCCATTCCAGAATTGCCTTAATCGGTTGTTATAATACCAAATCAAATAATCCGTATAAGTCGGCAGGGGGCCATCCCTTTTATCAGGTTCAAGAACGAGTGTTGGGAAAAATAACAGAAGAGGATTCAAACAGCCTTCCTGATTTTGATTTACAATTTTCCTGA
- a CDS encoding NTP transferase domain-containing protein: MAQVGIKNAIVLAGGRGERLQPVVPDLPKPMAPVRGRPFLEYILDRLVDAGLTEVTISVGYKAEVIEEHFGQAYRSLQIRYSRERYPLGTGGAMALALKGGESSPTLVLNADTLVDIDYPALMAWYAQTPTQVAIVLRHVPDVSRYGAVVLLGERIVEFQEKGQEGPGLVNAGVYVVGPEIFSQYGSGERFSFETDILQPYCRELQPRAFVSTGYFIDIGTPSDYERAQREMIFTGIN; the protein is encoded by the coding sequence GTGGCTCAAGTAGGAATCAAAAATGCCATTGTTCTGGCCGGGGGACGTGGCGAAAGGCTTCAGCCGGTGGTCCCAGATCTTCCTAAGCCCATGGCGCCTGTGAGAGGCCGGCCATTTTTGGAGTATATTCTCGATAGGCTTGTCGATGCTGGGCTGACCGAAGTTACTATATCAGTTGGGTATAAGGCGGAGGTCATTGAAGAGCATTTTGGTCAGGCTTACCGCTCACTTCAAATCAGATATTCAAGGGAACGTTATCCTTTAGGAACAGGAGGAGCGATGGCTTTAGCGCTAAAAGGTGGTGAATCTTCTCCGACTTTGGTCCTTAATGCCGACACGCTCGTTGATATTGATTATCCGGCCCTGATGGCCTGGTATGCACAGACCCCAACGCAAGTCGCAATCGTACTTCGGCATGTCCCGGATGTCAGTCGGTATGGGGCCGTCGTGCTCCTAGGTGAACGGATCGTAGAGTTTCAAGAAAAGGGTCAGGAAGGTCCAGGCCTAGTAAACGCGGGTGTGTACGTTGTTGGACCTGAAATCTTTTCCCAATATGGAAGCGGAGAGCGCTTTTCCTTTGAGACGGATATCCTTCAGCCGTATTGTCGGGAGCTGCAGCCACGTGCATTCGTCAGCACAGGATATTTTATTGATATCGGCACGCCAAGCGACTATGAACGCGCTCAGAGGGAAATGATTTTTACGGGGATTAATTGA